A stretch of Pogona vitticeps strain Pit_001003342236 chromosome 5, PviZW2.1, whole genome shotgun sequence DNA encodes these proteins:
- the LOC140707647 gene encoding uncharacterized protein LOC140707647 — MPSTILCPSLEELRHQKHPNNFNIVYCWTTEKVVKPSHQLLNILSISSQTGIPIMKTLLLLVNIIGIAIAFPIQKDEPLPGTGYGGYMNLINTDKEVLQIDAANENGHWQNGEEEEIFLNPPKTYAVAAEVSTVDTISHQEGYQHKMDHRLLHEDTTLVQAEDKSQQVTKESMGVHVKFPTKKDNKSHLIDILKEISHNAGQNGTEPLRNRNAVHGPILVKAGPIIHEAEICAEKQFIEEFQARGDFVARKNVDAQYKNPYIFHSYHLEDEGMQGDEPGYGDDSDSSQQAQSQSNSSQWPEESDNPSSSNKESSKQSSSSLNSGNQKDSSGSSHSSSSSDTNDSRVIPSDSMDSHDSSSSSDSSSSSSSSETSDTSGSNDSRNSGSSESRDSSGSIDSDDFSKSNISSGSSASSDSSESSSSSDSSDSSSSSSDSSDSRDSSDSSSSSDSSDSSSSSSASSASSDSSDSSSSSDSSNSSDSSSSSGSSESSSSSDSSGFSSSSDSSDSFESSSSSDSSDSSSSCNSSDSSSSSSDSSDSSSSSDSSSSSDSSGSNGPRNSSESSDSSDSMVSSESSSSSNSSNQSDSSNSRSSSTSTNFSDSSTSSSNDSGDSK; from the exons ATGCCCAGTACCATTTTGTGTCCATCCCTTGAGGAACTGAGACATCAGAAACATCCTaacaattttaatattgtttattgCTGGACTACAGAAAAG GTAGTGAAACCGTCACACCAGTTGTTAAATATACTTTCAATTTCCTCACAGACAGGGATTCCGATCATGAAAACTCTACTTTTGCTTGTAAATATTATTGGAATAGCCATTGCTTTTCCG ATCCAGAAAGATGAACCTCTACCTGGAACCGGCTATGGGGGATATATGAATCTGATTAACACAGATAAAGAAGTCTTACAGATCGATGCTGCTAATGAAAATGGACACTGGCAAaatggagaggaggaagaaatatTTCTTAATCCCCCTAAAACATATGCTGTTGCTGCAGAAGTGTCTACTGTTGATACTATCAGTCACCAAGAAGGCTATCAGCATAAAATGGATCACCGGCTGCTCCATGAAGATACTACTCTGGTGCAGGCTGAAGACAAGAGTCAGCAGGTCACAAAGGAAAGCATGGGCGTGCATGTCAAGTTCCCCACCAAGAAAGACAATAAGAGCCACCTCattgacattttaaaagagaTTAGTCATAATGCAGGACAAAATGGCACAGAGCCTTTGAGAAACAGAAACGCAGTTCATGGCCCCATATTAGTCAAAGCAGGTCCCATCATCCATGAAGCAGAGATATGTGCTGAGAAACAGTTTATCGAGGAATTCCAAGCTAGGGGTGATTTCGTGGCAAGAAAAAATGTGGATGCACAGTACAAGAATCCTTACATTTTCCACAGTTACCATTTAGAGGACGAAGGCATGCAAGGAGATGAGCCAGGTTATGGCGACGACTCTGATTCTAGTCAGCAGGCACAAAGCCAGAGCAATTCCAGTCAGTGGCCAGAGGAATCAGATAATCCAAGCAGTTCAAATAAGGAAAGTTCAAAACAATCCAGCTCGTCACTGAACTCTGGAAACCAGAAGGACTCCAGTGGTTCCTCTCATTCCAGTAGCTCCAGTGACACAAATGATTCCAGGGTGATTCCCAGTGACTCTATGGATTCTCATGATTCTAGCAGTTCCAGTGACTCCAGCAGCTCAAGTAGCTCCAGTGAGACTAGTGATACCAGTGGTTCTAATGACTCAAGAAATTCCGGGAGTTCTGAGTCACGTGATTCCAGTGGCTCAATTGATTCTGATGATTTTTCCAAATCCAACATCTCCAGTGGTTCAAGTGCTTCCAGTGATTCTTCTGAGTCCAGCAGCTCCAGTGATTCCAGTGATTCTTCTAGCAGCTCCAGTGATTCCAGTGATTCAAGGGATTCTTCTGACTCCAGCAGCTCGAGTGATTCCAGTGATTCTTCAAGCAGCTCCAGTGCTTCCAGTGCTTCCAGTGATTCTTCTGACTCCAGCAGCTCCAGTGATTCCAGTAATTCTTCTGACTCCAGCAGCTCCAGTGGTTCTTCTGAGTCCAGCAGCTCCAGTGATTCTTCTGGGTTTAGCAGCTCCAGTGATTCTAGTGATTCTTTTGAGTCCAGCAGCTCCAGTGATTCTTCTGACTCCAGCAGCTCCTGTAATTCCAGTGATTCTTCTAGCAGCTCCAGTGATTCCAGTGATTCAAGCAGTTCTTCTGACTCCAGCAGCTCCAGTGATTCCAGTGGCTCAAATGGTCCTAGGAATTCTTCAGAGTCCAGTGATTCTAGTGACTCAATGGTTTCTTCAGAGTCCAGTAGTTCCAGCAATTCTAGTAATCAAAGTGATTCCAGCAACTCCAGATCTTCCAGCACCTCCACTAATTTTAGTGACAGCAGCACCTCAAGCTCTAATGATTCTGGGGATTCCAAATAA